One genomic window of Polyangium aurulentum includes the following:
- a CDS encoding terpene synthase family protein, whose protein sequence is MLTEQSRERQRRRLEYSRLAGMVHPDSPLEALQVAADWFTWLSLNDDVCDESKLGQEPMRMARMHGRYLEVLQGAATTSADDPFTHGLHDIRCRILRYGTFDTLQSFTYRVEQYFLGNRWEAGNRQRELVPSLSLFQAMRTYCGGSLTCFELLPITDGIDLPVDARNHTVVRQMAEVAGKVISYCNDLFSLEKERRHGDVHNLVLVIRHADQTSWHEALQKAIEIHNALVNEFSELRESLPSLGERADAELARYADCLSRWMQGNLEFSRTAQRFASLPE, encoded by the coding sequence ATGCTGACGGAGCAAAGCCGTGAGCGGCAGCGCCGGAGGCTCGAGTACAGCCGGCTCGCCGGGATGGTCCACCCGGATTCGCCGCTGGAGGCGCTCCAGGTGGCCGCGGATTGGTTCACGTGGCTCTCGCTGAACGACGACGTGTGCGACGAATCGAAGCTCGGACAGGAACCGATGAGGATGGCCAGGATGCACGGGCGCTACCTCGAGGTCCTGCAAGGGGCCGCCACGACGAGCGCCGACGACCCTTTCACGCACGGCCTCCACGACATACGATGCAGGATCCTGCGATACGGCACGTTCGATACCCTGCAATCGTTCACGTACAGGGTCGAGCAATATTTCTTGGGCAATCGATGGGAAGCTGGCAACAGGCAAAGAGAGCTGGTCCCCAGCCTGTCCCTCTTCCAGGCCATGCGCACGTACTGTGGCGGTTCGCTCACCTGCTTCGAGCTGCTCCCCATCACCGACGGGATCGACCTGCCCGTGGACGCTCGCAATCATACCGTCGTGAGGCAGATGGCCGAGGTGGCGGGCAAGGTGATCTCGTACTGCAACGATCTCTTCTCCCTCGAGAAGGAGCGCCGGCATGGCGACGTCCACAACCTCGTGCTGGTCATCCGGCACGCGGACCAGACGAGCTGGCACGAGGCGCTCCAGAAGGCGATCGAGATCCACAACGCGCTCGTGAACGAGTTCTCCGAGCTTCGAGAGAGCCTGCCCTCGCTGGGCGAGCGTGCCGACGCAGAGCTCGCCCGTTACGCCGATTGCCTGAGCAGGTGGATGCAGGGCAATCTCGAGTTCT